Proteins from one Impatiens glandulifera chromosome 2, dImpGla2.1, whole genome shotgun sequence genomic window:
- the LOC124924294 gene encoding probable polygalacturonase At3g15720, protein MTVQIGELSKLQVSKTQEQINSDAETAKKLQDEERERERSRKELEEKDHELAPKCNEEEQAAIQESILAQPSHAMKTRNKNKRKAVAEESLNAILTFSCSLLLILDLTLAVTFDVTQFGAKGNGDVDDSQFNITLMDMNLMNPNLKAFLQAWDKTCASSSNATMVVPEGNTYLLIPLQFNDACKGPSVQVQGLKFSSCKNLELRGLTHINPPKRHINLHSCNQVTISGHTITAPKDSPNTDGIGISSSTNVNITNTIIGTGDDCVAICSGSSNIFVEGVQCGPGHGISVGSLGGGGSQDTVEDVHILNCNFTGTQNGARIKTWQGGKGYARNITFEHIQFNDVQNSIIIDQNYCNGKHDCPAKSGAVEVSNVKYINVQGTSTINRAILLDCSNEVPCNNIVFDNVNITSSSMGDNVYATCKNANVSVPSVVYPVISCSIGDI, encoded by the exons ATGACTGTTCAAATTGGGGAAttgtccaaactccaagtgAGCAAAACTCAAGAGCAAATAAATTCTGACGCCGAAACAGCAAAGAAACTACAAGacgaagaaagggaaagggaacggtCAAGGAAAGAACTTGAGGAGAAAGATCATGAGCTTGCCCCGAAATGtaatgaggaagaacaggcagCTATACAGGAATCCATACTGGCTCAACCCTCACACGCTATGAAGACAAGAAACAAGAACAAGAGGAAAGCGGTTGCAGAG GAGTCGTTAAATgcaattttaacattttcatgttctctattattaattttagacCTTACTTTAGCAGTTACATTTGATGTAACACAATTTGGTGCCAAGGGAAATGGAGATGTAGATGATTCTCAG TTCAATATTACATTAATGGACATGAATTTGATGAACCCTAATTTGAAGGCTTTCTTACAAGCATGGGATAAAACATGTGCAAGTAGCAGCAATGCTACCATGGTGGTGCCTGAAGGAAATACATACTTGTTGATACCTCTTCAATTCAATGATGCCTGTAAAGGACCATCTGTTCAAGTTCAG GGATTAAAGTTTTCAAGCTGCAAAAACCTTGAATTAAGAGGGTTGACTCATATCAACCCTCCAAAGAGACATATAAACTTACATTCATGCAACCAGGTTACCATTTCTGGCCATACAATAACCGCACCCAAAGACAGCCCTAATACGGATGGAATCGGCATCTCTTCCTCAACTAACGTTAATATCACCAACACTATTATTGGCACAG GGGATGATTGTGTTGCAATTTGTTCCGGTAGTTCAAACATTTTTGTTGAAGGAGTTCAATGCGGACCTGGGCATGGCATAAG TGTGGGTAGCCTCGGTGGAGGCGGGTCTCAAGATACTGTGGAAGATGTTCATATACTAAATTGCAATTTCACTGGAACACAAAATGGGGCAAGGATAAAGACATGGCAg GGTGGAAAAGGATATGCAAGAAATATTACATTTGAACACATCCAGTTCAATGATGTTCAGAACTCTATTATTATTGATCAAAACTATTGCAATGGAAAACACGACTGTCCCGCAAAA TCGGGCGCGGTGGAAGTGAGCAAtgtgaaatatataaatgtgCAAGGAACGTCTACAATTAATCGAGCAATACTCCTAGATTGCAGCAATGAAGTTCCATgcaataatattgtttttgacAATGTAAACATAACTTCAAGCTCTATGGGTGACAATGTTTATGCGACTTGCAAGAACGCTAACGTGTCTGTCCCTTCCGTAGTGTATCCAGTTATATCATGCAGTATTGGTGACATTTAA